A window of Coleofasciculus chthonoplastes PCC 7420 genomic DNA:
CTTTCCTGAGTATTCACGAGTCCATCAAAGACTAATCCGGTTATAAAAACGGCTAGAATACCATCGCTACCCAGTAACTTTGCTGCCCCCAATGCCAGAAGTGAAAGGGCAACTGTATAAGCGAGAATCGACTTTTTCTCAATTAAGCCCTTCTTTTCAGACCAGACTAATAATCGACCCGCAGTATAGCCCAACAATACAGCCACCAAAATAGCGACACCGATTTCCCAAAGTAGGGTGTGCAGCACCCAATGGGAAAGAGCAACTCCAGGCGATCGCGTCAGGAGTAGAATAGGCAGATAAACTATCGGATACGCTAACCCATCATTCAAGCCTGATTCACTGGAGATAAGGTGACGTAAACGTCCAGGAATATTTTCCTCAGCAATGACCCCCGTAACAATATCCGTAGAGACAACCGGATCAGTCGGTGTTATCACTGCCCCAATTAACATCGCTACCCCAAAAGGCAGACCCAATAACCACCAGACCAGTAAACCACTACTCAACCACATCAGGGGCATGACTAGCCCCAGTACTACCACTAAAGACTTCCAGTGTCGGGGAACATATCCTTTAGGTATACGTAGGGCGACACCCATTAAACCAATGGCAAGGGTTAAACGGGCGGCTTCCTCAATCAAAAGCTCTTGATTGCCCCACCAGCCTGTTATATCAAGCCACCCCAGAATATGTGGACTCATCAGAATACCCAACAGCAGCGCAATCGTCGAGTCGGAAAAATACATCCGCCGCAGTGGTTTAGAGAGTAGCCCCACAGCTACAACCAGTGCGGCGATGGCGGTTAGAGCGATGTTTAACTGATTCATGATCAGTAAGATAGTGCGGGTTTACAGGGGTTTCCCGATGATTTACTCAGAAGATTTATGGACTAAATTATCGTTCTTACCCAAACTTAAATCATTCTCTCTAAGTTAAAACAAAACTGTAATTTTCCAAATATACCCATAGGTAGATTCCAGTAAAGGGTATAGAAGCAGGGCAGATGCAGATGTAGAAAAAGGCTTTTGTACAATCAAATAATTTCTGTATTTATTGACCTAAAACAGCAAACCCGTCTATTAATGAGGGTGTTTTAGGGATTCATTTAAAAAAGTCAATTTTAAATGAACTCTAGACGTTTAAGGTCGGGAGTTCTTTGGTCACTACGGCTTTTCTAGCCGCACGACATACCATTGCAAATATTCTCCAGGTTCCATATCCAATTCACAGGAGGTTTCCATTAAATACTTGGCTTGCTCCTCCACGGAGGAAAAATGCTGTAAATCACGGGGTAAATTATCCTGCCGTGTTGATAAAATAGCTTTGAGTTTTTCCAGTAACTCTTCAGGTGTGAGAAATTGCTCCGGTTGATTCGTTTCCAAAACAACATAAGCATCCTCTTGGTACATGATTGAATCAGGCATGGTTCATTCCAGGATTTAGTTTCAACAGTTATTAGAGGACGTTCATCACATCCACGGTAACTAGAATACCGCCAATGTGCTGGATTCTCCACATAGCCTCGCTTCAGGGAACTCTTATGAATAGACTCTCCTGCATTTAGTATAGAAAAATGACCAATGACCAATGACCAATGACCAATATCAATATGTTTCTCTCCCTGGAATACGAAAGAGCGTTAGAATCCCTCGGCTATGACTATTTTGATGAAGTCGCCGCCGCCGAATTTCCCTGTCATCACCTGCGGTTCCGTAATGACCAACTGCTGCCAATTTTAGGGTTAGACCCGCAAAGGGTGACAGATGCGGATTTTATCCAGGTGTTTGGTAAGTTTGTTGGCATACGACCCTTTTTAGCCTTGCGCTATCACGGGTATCAGTTTGGCGAATATAATTCCAGATTGGGAGATGGTCGCGGGTTTCTCTTTGGTCAGGTGCGGGGAACTGATGGCGAACTGTATGATTTTGGCACGAAAGGTTCTGGGACAACTCCCTATTCTAGGGGGGCGGATGGTCGATTGACTCTCAAAGGTGGAGTACGGGAAGTCCTGGCGGCGGAAGCGTTGCATGGTTTGGGTGTGCGTACCTCTCGCTGTTTAAGTTTGATTGAAACCGGGGAACATTTGTGGCGAGGGGATGAACCGTCACCCACTCGTTCATCGGTGATGGTACGGATGAGTCGTTCTCATATCCGGTTTGGCACGTTTGAACGGTTGCGCTATTTTAAGCGTCGGGATTTAATTAAAACGCTGCTTGATCATGTCATTGATTATTACTATCCGCATCTGTTGCAACAGCAGGATAGAGTTGAGCAATATCGCCAATTTTACGCCGAGTTAGTGAAACGAGTGGCAGAGTTAGCGGCTCAATGGATGGCAGCAGGCTTTTGTCATGCTGTTTTAAATACGGATAATATGTCAATTACGGGGGAAAGTTTTGATTATGGTCCTTATGCGTTTATCCCCACCTATAATCCTGTGTTTACAGCGGCGTATTTTGACTATTACGGACGCTATTGTTATGGCAATCAACCGAGCATTTGTCGGTTGAATTTGGAAATGTTGCAGCAACCGTTAGGCATGGTGATTCCGGTTGCTGATATGGAAGCTGGGTTAGCGGCTTATGAGGAACACTATTATCAGGCTTATCGGCAGTTAATGCTAAATAAGCTGGGATTTGAGCAAGTGAATGAATCACAAGGGAATGAGTTATTGAGCAGGACGATTGAGTTGTTAAAGGAAACTCAGGTAGGATATCATGCCTTTTTCACCGAATTAACCCAGCAGTTTCACCCGAGTTGGCGCGATGATGTCTCACAAATTTTTGAGCAGGTTTCGTTTTGCCAGTCGGCTGAACAGCAAGTGTTGTTAGCTACTTGGCGCGAATTATATCATCATATTTTGCAGGATTTGTCAACGGATGAGTTGGCGAAAATGGCTGAGCGGTTAGAGGAGAAGAATCCGAAAACCGCATTACTACGACCTGTTATTGAAGAGGTTTGGGCAGCTATCGATCGCGACGATAATTGGCAACCGTTTGATGAGTTGGTGAGACGCTTACAACGAAAAAAATAATCTTATATTTGTCATTGGTCATTGGTCATTGGTCATTGGTCATAAGCTGTCATGCATTTAAATTGGGTATTAGTAGCGAGCAAGATGCAAAGCCTGCGGCATGGCTTCGCTTAACGCACTACTACAAGGCTTTCGCCGTTATTGATATTAAGGTTTAAATGCCGAACAGCTTACAAGGATTGCACCATTATTGACATTACGGTTTAAATGCCGAACAGCTTACTCGCTCCCGAAAAGAAGCAAGCTACGTTTATGTAAGGGCTGAAATTAGTGTTATTATTTCAAATAAATCAATAAATTCAGCCCAGGAATAGTACGAGAAAGTGTCCATAATAACAGGGCAATATAAGCAAGACCCAAACCCCACTGATACCACGCCAATGTACTAATAATACCGGGAATATGTTCGTCTCTCAAGCGAATATCATTAAAGCCAAACTTGAGTAAATTATTAAAACTAAAGTCATAATAATTCAGCCAATTCCAGCGACGATCCCAAAGAATCGGCATATAACGATCGCGGAAAAAGCCAAATCGAGGCATAACCGGGAGGCGTCCAATCAGGAGGCGTAATTGCCGCATCCCCCCATCTTCAACAAAATAGGTGACATTGAGCATATCATGATAACGCCCTTGCCGATACAGTCGCCACACCAGCAATAGGGGTATCGGAAACAGAAGTCCCGCCAAACACAATAGCGTCAGCCAGGGTTGTTCACTGGTTTGAAAAATCGCGATCGCACCGCCCACAGTAGCCGCCGCCCCACTCCCCACCATGTAAACTGTTTCTATAGAGGTGGGTAGAATCGGTTTAGGGTAACGTCGCCGCCAACGGTCAAGCAACCAAAACAGCAATCCGAAATACGCGATCGCAATCATTCCCACGCCGAACACTAAGCCAAAACTGGTACCATCGGCACTTAATAGTAGCAGTAAACTCAATTTCGCCCAGTGCAGAGCATCAATTAGCCAATGGCGCGATCGCACAGTGATATCCTCGCGACCCATTAACTGGAGAATGCTACCCAGTAAACGCCCCCACAGTTGTTCTCGTCGTAATCGTTCCCGGAGATAATCTAAGGAATTCGCATCGGGAATTTGTTCTTGTTCGCGAAAGTTGCGGACTAAATTCCGCAGTACATCTTCATTCCCTTCGAGTTTGGGAACGAATAGAATTTGTCCCACATGACCCGCATCACCAAAAATTTTAGCTTGGTCGGAGTCAAAGGTCATCCCAGCGACTTTAACATAAGCATTAGGGGAAAAGCGGGTATTACTAAAATCCATTTGGTCAA
This region includes:
- a CDS encoding protein adenylyltransferase SelO; translation: MTNINMFLSLEYERALESLGYDYFDEVAAAEFPCHHLRFRNDQLLPILGLDPQRVTDADFIQVFGKFVGIRPFLALRYHGYQFGEYNSRLGDGRGFLFGQVRGTDGELYDFGTKGSGTTPYSRGADGRLTLKGGVREVLAAEALHGLGVRTSRCLSLIETGEHLWRGDEPSPTRSSVMVRMSRSHIRFGTFERLRYFKRRDLIKTLLDHVIDYYYPHLLQQQDRVEQYRQFYAELVKRVAELAAQWMAAGFCHAVLNTDNMSITGESFDYGPYAFIPTYNPVFTAAYFDYYGRYCYGNQPSICRLNLEMLQQPLGMVIPVADMEAGLAAYEEHYYQAYRQLMLNKLGFEQVNESQGNELLSRTIELLKETQVGYHAFFTELTQQFHPSWRDDVSQIFEQVSFCQSAEQQVLLATWRELYHHILQDLSTDELAKMAERLEEKNPKTALLRPVIEEVWAAIDRDDNWQPFDELVRRLQRKK
- a CDS encoding cation:proton antiporter domain-containing protein, which codes for MNQLNIALTAIAALVVAVGLLSKPLRRMYFSDSTIALLLGILMSPHILGWLDITGWWGNQELLIEEAARLTLAIGLMGVALRIPKGYVPRHWKSLVVVLGLVMPLMWLSSGLLVWWLLGLPFGVAMLIGAVITPTDPVVSTDIVTGVIAEENIPGRLRHLISSESGLNDGLAYPIVYLPILLLTRSPGVALSHWVLHTLLWEIGVAILVAVLLGYTAGRLLVWSEKKGLIEKKSILAYTVALSLLALGAAKLLGSDGILAVFITGLVFDGLVNTQERTEEEGIQEAVDRFFTLPIFLLLGLVMPWQDWLQLGWKGLLLVVAVLFLRRLPAILALSPLIKRLHGVSDPLFVGWFGPIGVAALYYSHLALRLTGNHQVWVVSSLLIFASILAHSISATPLSQLYGFKHQNRQTSEAH
- a CDS encoding pentapeptide repeat-containing protein, which encodes MKPIKFLHPFPKRLLGFLLTFLLLLIPLPAFAATPERQPLTLELLEERLESPIQSEGISTIDLRQFVIDLTNENTDFRDQFYQHLQSKLTRSQTPLALDLSESLIQGEFTASKLGLQTALSQATLPSLLTDQEQEKLAKDSRFITESSDQVPSVTVFRGTLKLNQTRLSGAINFANTFFLQRLEVSEAVFIQEVDWSGSSFSQSVDFSNTTFGRDINFSGDTFFDKAGFTQVEFKGIANFSRSTFHGNGNFSQAEFVQLANFTGSQWLEDADFSQVIWRDRCLLSKSRFTQSLLLTEATWEKSTSFRGSQFQQPILMRDASLLDQMDFSNTRFSPNAYVKVAGMTFDSDQAKIFGDAGHVGQILFVPKLEGNEDVLRNLVRNFREQEQIPDANSLDYLRERLRREQLWGRLLGSILQLMGREDITVRSRHWLIDALHWAKLSLLLLLSADGTSFGLVFGVGMIAIAYFGLLFWLLDRWRRRYPKPILPTSIETVYMVGSGAAATVGGAIAIFQTSEQPWLTLLCLAGLLFPIPLLLVWRLYRQGRYHDMLNVTYFVEDGGMRQLRLLIGRLPVMPRFGFFRDRYMPILWDRRWNWLNYYDFSFNNLLKFGFNDIRLRDEHIPGIISTLAWYQWGLGLAYIALLLWTLSRTIPGLNLLIYLK
- a CDS encoding chlororespiratory reduction protein 7, coding for MPDSIMYQEDAYVVLETNQPEQFLTPEELLEKLKAILSTRQDNLPRDLQHFSSVEEQAKYLMETSCELDMEPGEYLQWYVVRLEKP